Proteins from a genomic interval of Mycolicibacterium grossiae:
- the egtA gene encoding ergothioneine biosynthesis glutamate--cysteine ligase EgtA: MCPVHVFAADVPAAVVGVRTTEAELPDPDTHRAGRPIDDVYAAALHIGGDCLRDGPVGTVGLEIEAHCFDVADPLRRPGWDELQDVIASVPDLPGGSAITVEPGGAIELSGPPLAGPVLAISAMQADRRVLSAAFAARGLGLVLLGADPLRPAERVNPGARYRAMEAFFAASGTAAAGAAMMTSTASVQVNVDAGPRDGWAERVRLTHALGPTLIAITANSPLLGAEFTGWRSTRQRVWSQLDAARCGPILASGEDDPVNDWARYALKAPVMLVNGEEAEPVTDWVPFADWADGRTLLGGRRPTEADVDYHLTTLFPPVRPRGFLEIRYLDSVPDDVWPEVVFTIVTLLDDPAAAEIAAEATAPVATWWDRAAQHGLAEPRLQAAAIRCVTAAAERAPAELSAGMARLVERVERGRSPGDDVADLVVARGLRAAVTALTEEGT, translated from the coding sequence ATGTGCCCTGTCCACGTCTTCGCGGCGGACGTCCCCGCGGCGGTGGTCGGCGTGAGGACCACCGAGGCCGAGCTGCCCGACCCGGACACCCACCGGGCCGGACGGCCGATCGACGACGTCTACGCGGCGGCGCTGCACATCGGCGGGGACTGCCTGCGCGACGGGCCCGTCGGCACCGTCGGCCTCGAGATCGAGGCGCACTGCTTCGACGTCGCCGATCCGCTGCGTCGCCCGGGCTGGGACGAACTGCAGGACGTCATCGCCTCGGTGCCCGATCTGCCCGGGGGCAGCGCCATCACCGTCGAGCCCGGCGGCGCCATCGAACTCTCCGGTCCGCCGCTGGCGGGCCCGGTGCTCGCCATCAGCGCAATGCAGGCCGACCGGCGCGTGCTTTCGGCCGCCTTCGCCGCGCGCGGCCTCGGGCTCGTGCTGCTCGGCGCCGACCCGCTGCGGCCCGCCGAACGGGTGAACCCCGGCGCCCGCTACCGCGCGATGGAGGCCTTCTTCGCCGCCAGCGGCACGGCGGCGGCCGGTGCGGCGATGATGACGTCGACGGCCTCGGTGCAGGTCAACGTCGATGCCGGGCCGCGCGACGGCTGGGCCGAGCGGGTCCGGCTGACGCACGCGCTGGGGCCGACGCTGATCGCGATCACCGCCAATTCGCCGCTGCTCGGCGCGGAGTTCACCGGTTGGCGCAGCACGCGCCAGCGGGTGTGGAGCCAACTCGACGCCGCACGCTGCGGCCCCATCCTCGCCAGCGGCGAGGACGACCCGGTCAACGACTGGGCGCGTTACGCGCTCAAGGCGCCGGTCATGCTCGTCAACGGAGAAGAGGCGGAGCCGGTCACCGACTGGGTGCCGTTCGCCGACTGGGCCGATGGGCGCACGCTGCTCGGCGGCCGGCGACCCACCGAAGCCGACGTCGACTACCACCTCACCACCCTGTTCCCGCCGGTGCGCCCGCGGGGATTCCTCGAGATCCGATATCTCGACAGCGTCCCCGACGACGTGTGGCCTGAGGTGGTGTTCACCATCGTGACCCTGCTCGACGATCCGGCCGCCGCCGAGATCGCCGCGGAGGCCACCGCGCCCGTCGCCACGTGGTGGGACCGCGCCGCCCAGCACGGGCTCGCCGAGCCCCGACTGCAGGCCGCGGCGATCCGCTGCGTCACCGCAGCGGCCGAGCGGGCGCCCGCCGAACTGTCCGCGGGCATGGCACGGCTGGTCGAGCGGGTCGAACGGGGCCGCAGCCCCGGCGACGACGTCGCCGACCTCGTCGTCGCCCGCGGCCTGCGCGCCGCCGTCACCGCACTGACCGAGGAGGGCACGTGA
- a CDS encoding aspartate-semialdehyde dehydrogenase: MVSLGVVGATGQVGQVMRKLLEERDFPVTDIRFFASSRSAGTKLPFRGQEIEVEDSETADPRGIDIALFSAGATMSRVQAPRFAAAGAVVVDNSSAWRKDPEVPLVVSEVNFERDAGNRPKGIIANPNCTTMAAMPVLKVLHEEAGLTRMIASTYQAVSGSGLAGVEELFTQADAVVAESRALVHDGSALTFPPPVKYVAPIAFNVVPLAGSLVSDGSGETDEDQKLRHESRKILGIPDLAVSGTCVRVPVYTGHSLSINAEFERSISPDRARELLLDAPGVTYVDVPTPLAAAGIDDSLVGRIRQDPGVPDGRGLALFVSGDNLRKGAALNTIQIAELLAAQS, from the coding sequence ATGGTGTCGCTCGGTGTGGTCGGCGCGACCGGTCAGGTCGGCCAGGTGATGCGAAAGCTGCTCGAGGAACGCGACTTTCCCGTCACCGACATCCGCTTCTTCGCCTCGTCGCGCTCGGCGGGCACGAAGCTCCCGTTCCGCGGCCAGGAGATCGAGGTCGAGGACTCCGAGACCGCCGACCCGCGCGGCATCGACATCGCCCTGTTCTCCGCGGGCGCCACCATGTCCCGCGTGCAGGCCCCTCGGTTCGCGGCGGCCGGTGCCGTCGTGGTGGACAACTCGTCGGCGTGGCGCAAGGACCCCGAGGTCCCGCTGGTCGTGTCGGAGGTGAACTTCGAACGCGACGCCGGCAACCGCCCCAAGGGCATCATCGCCAACCCCAACTGCACGACCATGGCCGCCATGCCGGTGCTCAAGGTGCTGCACGAGGAGGCCGGCCTCACGCGCATGATCGCCTCGACCTACCAGGCGGTCTCGGGCAGTGGCCTGGCCGGCGTCGAGGAACTGTTCACCCAAGCCGACGCGGTGGTGGCCGAGAGCCGCGCGCTGGTGCACGACGGGTCGGCGCTGACCTTTCCGCCGCCGGTGAAGTACGTGGCGCCCATCGCCTTCAACGTCGTGCCGTTGGCCGGGTCGCTGGTGAGCGACGGCTCAGGGGAGACCGACGAGGACCAGAAGCTGCGCCACGAGAGCCGCAAGATCCTCGGCATCCCCGACCTCGCGGTCAGCGGGACGTGCGTGCGGGTGCCGGTCTACACCGGCCACTCGCTGTCGATCAACGCGGAGTTCGAGCGGTCCATCAGCCCCGACCGTGCTCGCGAACTGCTGCTCGACGCGCCGGGCGTGACCTACGTCGACGTGCCGACGCCGTTGGCCGCCGCGGGCATCGACGATTCACTCGTCGGACGCATCCGGCAGGACCCGGGGGTGCCGGACGGGCGCGGCCTCGCGCTGTTCGTCTCCGGGGACAATCTTCGAAAGGGCGCCGCGCTCAACACGATTCAGATCGCCGAGCTGCTCGCCGCCCAGTCGTGA
- a CDS encoding sensor domain-containing protein, giving the protein MRGAAPTVAAAATLLALAAAVPAQAKPSDPGVVNYAVLGKGSVGNVVGARMGWESSFTAPFQAFYVDAPPCNDWADVGLPDVYADPDLASFNGSVAQRAADDDSHLVKQAVGVFATTDAATRAFARLTDRTRGCDGQTTAMHLENLATETWTFTGGPPTATDAAWVKQEAGTDRRCFVQSRLRENVLLQAKVCQSGNGGPAVNVLAGAMQNALGQ; this is encoded by the coding sequence ATGCGTGGCGCCGCACCGACAGTGGCGGCCGCGGCGACGCTGCTGGCCCTGGCAGCGGCGGTACCGGCGCAGGCGAAGCCGTCGGATCCCGGCGTGGTGAACTACGCCGTGCTCGGCAAGGGATCGGTCGGCAACGTGGTGGGGGCGCGGATGGGCTGGGAGTCGTCCTTCACCGCGCCGTTCCAGGCCTTCTACGTCGACGCGCCGCCGTGCAACGACTGGGCCGACGTCGGGCTGCCGGACGTCTACGCCGACCCCGACCTCGCGTCCTTCAACGGCAGCGTCGCCCAACGCGCGGCCGACGACGACTCGCACCTGGTCAAGCAGGCCGTCGGCGTCTTCGCGACCACCGACGCCGCGACGCGGGCCTTCGCCCGGCTCACCGACCGGACCCGCGGCTGCGACGGTCAGACCACCGCCATGCACCTGGAGAACCTCGCTACCGAGACGTGGACGTTCACCGGTGGCCCGCCGACCGCCACCGACGCGGCATGGGTGAAGCAGGAGGCGGGGACCGACCGACGGTGCTTCGTGCAGTCCCGGTTGCGCGAGAACGTTCTGCTGCAAGCGAAGGTCTGCCAGTCCGGCAACGGCGGACCGGCCGTGAACGTGCTGGCCGGCGCCATGCAGAACGCGCTCGGGCAGTGA
- a CDS encoding DUF4185 domain-containing protein, producing MRAAAAALVGVTVFVAAPHARADPPAPVPAPALSPLAPGQVVRIGPTAGTGTPTRDYGIGATDLCEFMEFPSGILQVCGDSFAGQGVGFGGWYSPIALHVETDSIDDPDGVRYDGVTGIGDPLLADRSAPGTSQLPAGIVSINRENYLLVTTTKNLVPASSRLVRALPSRGGWPTVAGSVRDAAWARGRQSQISGYYDPIPRPDSERGWVYVVANDFDRSGPVELYRATPQSFTDRSSWQAWSGLSGPGGGWGRPPTPLWPDAVGEMSIRQIDGKTVLSYFNATTGNMEMRVADDPTGLGSAPVTTVVVAADWPVPAETLPPPQDNRLAQPYGGYISPGSTLDEVRIFVSQWNTAPGGDNAPYRVIQFAVNPFRR from the coding sequence ATCCGTGCCGCGGCGGCGGCGCTCGTCGGCGTGACGGTGTTCGTGGCCGCGCCGCACGCGCGGGCGGACCCGCCCGCGCCCGTCCCGGCGCCGGCGCTGTCGCCGCTGGCTCCCGGGCAGGTCGTCCGCATCGGTCCCACCGCGGGCACGGGTACCCCCACCCGCGACTACGGCATCGGTGCCACGGATCTGTGCGAGTTCATGGAGTTCCCGAGCGGCATCCTGCAGGTGTGCGGCGACAGCTTCGCCGGCCAGGGAGTCGGCTTCGGTGGCTGGTATTCGCCGATCGCGTTGCACGTGGAGACCGACTCGATCGACGACCCCGACGGCGTCCGCTACGACGGCGTCACGGGCATCGGCGATCCGCTGCTCGCCGACCGGTCGGCGCCGGGCACGTCGCAGCTGCCCGCCGGGATCGTGTCGATCAACCGGGAGAACTACCTGCTCGTCACCACGACGAAGAACCTGGTGCCGGCCAGTTCGCGGCTGGTGCGCGCCCTGCCCTCGCGAGGCGGGTGGCCCACGGTGGCGGGCTCGGTGCGCGACGCGGCGTGGGCGCGAGGACGTCAGTCGCAGATCAGTGGCTACTACGACCCGATTCCGCGCCCGGACTCCGAGCGCGGTTGGGTGTACGTGGTGGCCAACGACTTCGATCGCAGCGGACCCGTCGAGCTGTATCGGGCGACGCCGCAGTCCTTCACCGACCGCAGCAGCTGGCAGGCGTGGTCGGGCCTGTCGGGACCCGGTGGTGGCTGGGGAAGGCCGCCGACGCCGCTGTGGCCGGACGCGGTCGGGGAGATGAGCATTCGGCAGATCGACGGCAAGACGGTGCTCAGTTACTTCAACGCGACCACCGGCAACATGGAGATGCGGGTGGCCGACGATCCGACCGGGTTGGGTAGTGCGCCGGTGACGACCGTGGTGGTGGCCGCCGACTGGCCGGTGCCCGCCGAGACGCTGCCCCCACCTCAGGACAATCGGCTGGCCCAGCCCTACGGCGGCTACATCTCGCCCGGCTCGACGCTCGACGAGGTCCGCATCTTCGTCAGCCAGTGGAACACCGCGCCCGGCGGAGACAACGCGCCCTACCGCGTCATCCAGTTCGCGGTGAACCCGTTCCGGCGCTGA
- the egtD gene encoding L-histidine N(alpha)-methyltransferase, which translates to MSITLSNYLAADAAAHALRRDVQSGLTGTPKSLPPKWFYDATGSDLFDQITRLPEYYPTRAEAEILVTHAADVVAASGADTLVELGSGTSEKTRILLTAMRDAGSLRRFVPFDVDGSVLEAAGGAVAAEYPGVDVDAVCGDFEEHLGKIPTDGRRLVIFLGSTIGNLTAAPRAEFLASLAATLAPGDALLLGTDLVKDPARLVRAYDDAAGVTARFNLNVLSVVNRELGADFDASAFEHVARWNADEERIEMWLRARTAQRVRVAALDLDVDFAAGEEMLTEVSCKFRPEGVRSQLAAAGLTVTQWWTDEAGDFGLSLSTP; encoded by the coding sequence ATGAGCATCACGCTGTCGAACTACCTGGCCGCCGACGCCGCCGCGCACGCGCTACGCCGCGACGTGCAGTCCGGGCTGACCGGTACGCCGAAGTCGTTGCCGCCGAAGTGGTTCTACGACGCCACGGGCAGCGACCTGTTCGACCAGATCACCCGGCTGCCCGAGTACTACCCGACCCGCGCCGAGGCCGAGATCCTGGTCACCCACGCCGCGGACGTCGTCGCGGCCTCCGGCGCCGACACGCTCGTCGAGCTGGGCAGCGGCACGTCGGAGAAGACGCGCATCCTGCTGACCGCGATGCGCGACGCCGGCTCGTTGCGGCGGTTCGTCCCGTTCGACGTCGACGGGTCGGTGCTCGAGGCTGCCGGCGGCGCCGTGGCGGCCGAGTATCCCGGCGTGGACGTCGACGCGGTGTGCGGCGACTTCGAGGAACACCTCGGCAAGATCCCCACCGACGGCCGCCGGCTGGTCATCTTCCTGGGCTCGACCATCGGCAATCTGACCGCGGCGCCGCGGGCGGAGTTCCTCGCGTCGCTGGCGGCCACGCTGGCGCCGGGGGATGCGCTGCTGCTCGGAACCGATCTGGTCAAGGATCCCGCCCGGCTCGTCCGGGCGTACGACGACGCGGCGGGGGTGACCGCGCGCTTCAACCTGAACGTCTTGTCGGTGGTCAACCGCGAACTCGGGGCCGACTTCGACGCGTCGGCCTTCGAGCACGTCGCCCGGTGGAACGCCGACGAGGAGCGCATCGAGATGTGGCTGCGCGCCCGGACCGCGCAGCGCGTGCGCGTCGCCGCACTCGACCTCGACGTGGACTTCGCCGCGGGCGAGGAGATGCTCACCGAGGTGTCGTGCAAGTTCCGGCCCGAGGGCGTGCGGTCGCAGCTCGCCGCGGCCGGGCTGACCGTCACGCAGTGGTGGACCGACGAGGCCGGGGACTTCGGCCTGTCACTGTCGACACCGTGA
- the egtB gene encoding ergothioneine biosynthesis protein EgtB gives MSAREALARDMLHARERTLRLVDLDDVELHRQYDPLMSPLVWDLAHIGWQEELWLLRGNDPARPGMLEPSVERCYDAFQNSRASRVDLPLLPPGEARTYCATVRDKVLDRLDALPADADDFEFGLVVSHENQHDETMLQALNLRSGPALLDAGAPLPVGRPGVAGTSVLVPGGPFVLGVDAVSEPLSLDNERDAHVVDVPAFRIGTVPVTNAEWREFVADGGYRDRRWWSERGWQHREQAGLTAPGFWGPDGTRTRFGHVEDLPGDEPVQHVTFFEAQAYAAWAGARLPTEEEWEKACAWDPAAGRRRRFPWGSSEPTSALANLGGDALRPAPVGAYPAGASAYGAEQMLGDVWEWTTSAIRPWPGFTPMLYEQYTAPFFGGDYRVLRGGSWAVAPSILRPSFRNWDHPIRRQIFSGVRLAWDV, from the coding sequence GTGAGCGCACGCGAGGCGCTGGCACGCGACATGCTGCATGCGCGGGAACGGACGTTGCGGCTGGTCGACCTGGACGACGTCGAACTGCACCGCCAGTACGACCCGCTGATGAGCCCGCTGGTGTGGGACCTCGCGCACATCGGTTGGCAGGAGGAACTCTGGCTGCTGCGCGGCAACGACCCCGCTCGCCCCGGCATGCTGGAGCCGAGCGTCGAACGCTGCTACGACGCCTTCCAGAACTCCCGCGCCAGCCGCGTCGACCTGCCGCTGCTGCCTCCCGGCGAGGCCCGCACCTACTGCGCGACGGTTCGCGACAAGGTCCTCGACCGGCTCGACGCCCTGCCCGCCGACGCGGACGACTTCGAGTTCGGCCTGGTGGTCAGCCACGAGAACCAGCACGACGAGACCATGCTGCAGGCGCTGAACCTGCGCTCCGGTCCCGCGCTGCTGGACGCCGGCGCCCCGCTGCCCGTTGGCCGGCCGGGGGTGGCCGGCACGTCGGTCCTGGTGCCCGGTGGTCCGTTCGTGCTGGGCGTCGACGCCGTCAGCGAGCCGCTGTCCCTCGACAACGAGCGTGACGCGCACGTCGTCGACGTGCCCGCCTTCCGCATCGGCACCGTGCCGGTGACCAATGCCGAGTGGCGCGAGTTCGTCGCCGACGGCGGGTACCGCGACCGGCGCTGGTGGTCCGAGCGTGGCTGGCAGCATCGCGAGCAGGCCGGGCTGACGGCCCCCGGCTTCTGGGGCCCGGACGGCACGCGCACGCGCTTCGGGCACGTCGAGGACCTCCCCGGCGACGAGCCCGTGCAACACGTCACGTTCTTCGAGGCGCAGGCGTACGCCGCGTGGGCGGGTGCCCGCCTGCCGACCGAGGAGGAGTGGGAGAAGGCCTGCGCCTGGGATCCCGCGGCCGGGCGACGTCGCCGCTTCCCCTGGGGCAGTTCGGAACCGACGTCCGCACTGGCCAACCTGGGCGGCGACGCGCTGCGCCCCGCGCCGGTGGGGGCATACCCGGCCGGCGCCTCGGCCTACGGCGCCGAACAGATGCTGGGCGACGTGTGGGAGTGGACCACCTCGGCGATCCGGCCGTGGCCGGGCTTCACGCCGATGCTCTACGAGCAGTACACCGCGCCGTTCTTCGGCGGGGACTACCGCGTGTTGCGGGGCGGTTCGTGGGCAGTGGCGCCGAGCATCCTGCGGCCGAGCTTCCGCAACTGGGACCACCCCATCCGGCGGCAGATCTTCTCCGGCGTCCGGCTGGCGTGGGATGTGTAG
- a CDS encoding organic hydroperoxide resistance protein, with product MSIDVVYTAESTATGGGRDGHVKSTDGKIDLDTRPPKEMGGSGDGVNPELLFSAGWSACFLGALRLVARNEKVSLDDASGITAQIGFGKDSEGGFGLTAHLIGYLPGLESSAAQELMEKAHEVCPYSKATRGNVDVTLSAKV from the coding sequence ATGAGCATCGACGTCGTCTACACCGCAGAGTCGACCGCCACCGGAGGCGGACGCGACGGGCACGTGAAGTCCACCGACGGCAAGATCGACCTCGACACGCGGCCGCCGAAGGAGATGGGCGGCAGCGGCGACGGCGTCAACCCGGAACTGCTGTTCTCGGCCGGTTGGTCGGCGTGCTTCCTCGGCGCGCTGCGCCTCGTCGCCCGCAACGAGAAGGTGTCCCTCGACGATGCCAGCGGCATCACCGCCCAGATCGGCTTCGGCAAGGACTCCGAGGGCGGTTTCGGGCTGACCGCGCATCTGATCGGCTACCTGCCCGGCCTCGAATCGAGCGCAGCCCAAGAACTCATGGAGAAGGCCCACGAGGTGTGCCCGTACTCCAAGGCCACCCGCGGCAACGTCGACGTCACGCTGTCGGCGAAGGTCTGA
- the egtC gene encoding ergothioneine biosynthesis protein EgtC, whose amino-acid sequence MCRHLGWLGEPTTVAALVLDPPQGLLVQSYAPRRQKNGLMNADGWGAGFFDGATPRRWRSAAPLWGDVSFASVAPALRSHCVVAAVRSATIGMPIEPSASAPFSDGHWLLSHNGVVDRAVLPPSAAAESTVDSALLAALIFDRGLDALGDTVAEVGGADPNARLNVLAANGSRLLATTWGDTLSVLRRPDGVAVASEPYDDDPAWQEVPDRHLVAVEAGEITLTALRGHR is encoded by the coding sequence ATGTGTAGACACCTCGGGTGGCTGGGGGAGCCGACGACGGTAGCGGCGCTCGTCCTCGATCCCCCGCAGGGTCTGCTGGTGCAGTCGTACGCCCCGCGGCGGCAGAAGAACGGCCTGATGAACGCCGACGGCTGGGGAGCGGGCTTCTTCGACGGCGCCACGCCGCGGCGGTGGCGCAGCGCCGCTCCGCTGTGGGGCGACGTCTCGTTCGCCTCGGTCGCGCCCGCCCTGCGTAGCCACTGCGTGGTGGCCGCCGTGCGCTCGGCGACCATCGGGATGCCGATCGAGCCGTCGGCGTCCGCACCGTTCAGCGACGGGCACTGGCTGCTGTCGCACAACGGCGTCGTCGACCGCGCGGTGCTGCCGCCGTCGGCGGCCGCCGAGTCGACGGTCGACAGCGCGCTGCTGGCCGCGCTGATCTTCGATCGGGGCCTCGACGCGCTCGGCGACACGGTCGCCGAGGTGGGCGGCGCCGACCCGAACGCCCGGCTGAACGTGTTGGCCGCCAACGGGTCTCGCCTGCTGGCGACCACCTGGGGCGACACCCTGTCGGTGCTGCGCCGCCCCGACGGCGTCGCGGTGGCGAGCGAACCGTACGACGACGATCCGGCCTGGCAGGAGGTGCCCGACCGGCACCTCGTCGCCGTGGAGGCCGGCGAGATCACGCTGACCGCCCTGAGAGGACACCGATGA
- a CDS encoding aspartate kinase yields MALVVQKYGGSSVADADRIRRVAERIVETKKAGNDVVVVVSAMGDTTDDLLDLARQVSPAPPAREMDMLLTSGERISNALVAMAISSLGAEARSFTGSQAGVITTSTHGNAKIIDVTPGRLREALDEGLIVLVAGFQGVSQDSKDVTTLGRGGSDTTAVALAAALDADVCEIYTDVDGIFTADPRIVPNARHLDTVSFEEMLEMAAAGAKVLMLRCVEYARRYDVPIHVRSSYSDKPGTLVKGSMEDIPMEDAILTGVAHDRGEAKVTVVGLPDVPGYAAQVFRAVADADVNIDMVLQNISKIEDGKTDITFTCSRESGPGAVEKLASLKDEIGFSAVLYDDHIGKVSLIGAGMRSHPGVTATFCEALAAVGVNIDLISTSEIRISVLVKDTELDKAVSALHEAFGLGGDEEAIVYAGSGI; encoded by the coding sequence GTGGCGCTCGTCGTCCAGAAATATGGCGGATCGTCGGTCGCAGATGCCGACCGGATCCGGCGCGTCGCCGAGCGCATCGTCGAGACCAAGAAGGCAGGCAACGACGTCGTCGTGGTCGTCTCGGCCATGGGCGACACCACCGACGACCTGCTCGACCTCGCCCGCCAGGTGAGCCCGGCACCGCCCGCGCGCGAGATGGACATGCTGCTCACCTCCGGGGAGCGCATCTCGAATGCGCTCGTCGCGATGGCGATCTCCTCGCTGGGCGCCGAGGCGCGCTCGTTCACCGGCTCGCAGGCCGGCGTCATCACCACCAGCACTCACGGCAACGCGAAGATCATCGACGTGACCCCGGGGCGGCTGCGCGAAGCGCTCGACGAGGGCCTTATCGTCCTGGTCGCCGGCTTCCAGGGCGTCAGCCAGGACAGCAAGGACGTCACCACGCTCGGCCGCGGCGGCTCGGACACCACGGCCGTTGCGCTGGCCGCCGCGCTCGACGCCGACGTCTGCGAGATCTACACCGACGTCGACGGCATCTTCACCGCCGACCCGCGCATCGTGCCCAACGCCCGGCACCTCGACACCGTGTCGTTCGAGGAGATGCTCGAGATGGCCGCCGCCGGTGCGAAGGTGCTCATGCTGCGCTGCGTGGAATACGCCCGCCGCTACGACGTTCCGATTCACGTCCGCTCGTCGTACTCCGACAAGCCGGGCACGCTCGTCAAAGGATCGATGGAGGACATCCCCATGGAAGACGCCATTCTCACCGGGGTGGCCCACGACCGCGGCGAGGCGAAGGTCACCGTCGTCGGCCTGCCCGACGTCCCGGGCTACGCCGCCCAGGTGTTCCGCGCGGTCGCCGACGCCGACGTGAACATCGACATGGTGCTGCAGAACATCAGCAAGATCGAGGACGGCAAGACCGACATCACCTTCACCTGCTCGCGCGAGAGCGGTCCGGGAGCGGTGGAGAAGCTGGCCTCGCTGAAAGACGAGATCGGGTTCTCCGCGGTGCTCTACGACGACCACATCGGCAAGGTGTCGCTGATCGGCGCCGGCATGCGCAGCCACCCCGGGGTCACCGCCACGTTCTGCGAGGCGCTCGCCGCCGTGGGCGTCAACATCGACCTGATCTCCACCTCGGAGATCCGGATCTCGGTGCTGGTCAAGGACACCGAGCTGGACAAGGCGGTCTCCGCGCTGCACGAGGCGTTCGGCCTCGGTGGCGACGAGGAGGCCATCGTGTACGCCGGAAGCGGGATCTAG
- a CDS encoding catalase translates to MTEKIATTDGGAPVPSLEHSLSVGPDGPILLQDHYLIEQMANFNRERIPERQPHAKGGGAFGTFEVTHDVSQYTKAAVFQPGTKTEMLARFSTVAGERGSPDTWRDPRGFSLKFYTSEGNFDMVGNNTPVFFVRDPMKFQHFIRSQKRMAANNLRDHNMQWDYWTLVPESAHQVTWLMGDRGIPKTWRHMNGYSSHTYSWINAAGEMFWVKYHFKTDQGIDFLTQEDADRLAGEDADYHQRDLFDSIENGDFPSWTLKMQIMPFDDAKTYRINPFDLTKVWPHADYPLIDVGTMTLNRNVVDYHTQIEQAAFEPNNIVPGTGLSPDKMLLARGFSYADAHRHRLGVNYKQIPVNEPKVEVNAYSKDGAMRIRNAPDPVYAPNSMGGPVADDPRRVAEAHWTSDGDMVRTAYALRPEDDDWTQAGTLVREVLTDEQRDRLAHNIIGHVSDGVKEPVLSRVFEYWRNVDPDLGKKVEEGVRSGEG, encoded by the coding sequence ATGACCGAGAAGATCGCCACGACCGATGGCGGTGCGCCGGTCCCCAGCCTGGAGCATTCGCTCTCGGTGGGCCCGGACGGGCCGATCCTGCTCCAGGACCACTACCTGATCGAGCAGATGGCCAACTTCAACCGCGAGCGCATCCCGGAGCGGCAACCGCACGCCAAGGGGGGCGGTGCCTTCGGCACCTTCGAGGTGACCCACGACGTCAGCCAGTACACCAAGGCCGCGGTGTTCCAGCCCGGCACCAAGACCGAGATGCTGGCGCGGTTCTCCACCGTTGCCGGCGAGCGGGGGAGCCCAGACACCTGGCGCGACCCGCGGGGCTTCTCGCTGAAGTTCTACACCTCCGAGGGCAACTTCGACATGGTCGGCAACAACACCCCGGTGTTCTTCGTGCGCGACCCGATGAAGTTCCAGCACTTCATCCGCAGCCAGAAGCGCATGGCCGCCAACAACCTTCGCGACCACAACATGCAGTGGGACTACTGGACGCTGGTGCCCGAGTCGGCACACCAGGTCACCTGGCTGATGGGCGACCGCGGCATACCGAAGACCTGGCGCCACATGAACGGCTACTCCAGTCACACCTACAGCTGGATCAACGCCGCCGGTGAGATGTTCTGGGTCAAGTACCACTTCAAGACCGACCAGGGCATCGACTTCCTCACCCAGGAGGATGCCGACCGGCTCGCGGGCGAGGATGCCGACTACCACCAGCGCGACCTCTTCGACTCGATCGAGAACGGTGACTTCCCGTCCTGGACGCTGAAGATGCAGATCATGCCGTTCGACGATGCCAAGACCTACCGCATCAACCCCTTCGACCTCACCAAGGTGTGGCCGCACGCCGACTACCCCCTGATCGACGTCGGGACGATGACGCTGAACCGCAACGTCGTCGACTACCACACCCAGATCGAGCAGGCCGCGTTCGAGCCGAACAACATCGTGCCCGGCACCGGGCTGAGCCCGGACAAGATGCTGCTGGCCCGCGGCTTCTCCTACGCCGACGCCCACCGGCACCGGCTCGGCGTGAACTACAAGCAGATCCCGGTCAACGAACCCAAGGTGGAGGTCAACGCCTACTCCAAGGACGGCGCGATGCGGATCCGCAACGCGCCGGATCCGGTGTACGCGCCGAACTCCATGGGTGGTCCGGTGGCCGACGATCCGCGTCGCGTCGCCGAGGCGCACTGGACGTCCGACGGCGACATGGTGCGCACGGCCTACGCCTTGCGTCCGGAGGACGACGATTGGACCCAGGCGGGAACGCTGGTGCGCGAGGTGCTGACCGACGAGCAGCGGGACCGCCTGGCGCACAACATCATCGGGCACGTCTCCGACGGGGTGAAGGAGCCGGTCCTCTCCCGCGTCTTCGAGTACTGGCGCAACGTCGACCCCGATCTGGGCAAGAAGGTCGAGGAGGGCGTGCGCTCCGGCGAGGGCTGA